From the genome of Toxoplasma gondii ME49 chromosome XII, whole genome shotgun sequence:
AGGCAGCACATCTGACAATCGCGGTCGCTAGCGATAGTCAGCGGCATCTCTACCCACCGTGCACCTATTTTACAGGTTCTCGCACATGCACCTCACAGTGCGGACCACACAGAACGATCCCAACCCACTGACGGCTGGGTTCGTGCGAAGCGGTCTGCACGTGCTCCTGTTTCTTGACGAATTCCCGTAACCTGATGCCCTCCTTTTCGCACGCTGTCAGGCGATGAATCCAATCGCACTGTTCACTAAAGTCATCCCTGCTCCGCGTCTTACAAACACGGGCACTTTCCCGGCTCAGAGGAAGATGCCTGCGGCGGCGTCACTTGCATGCCAGCTTATGCTTTGCTCTCCGTTTTgctcgtcgtcgtcttcattCACATGATCACTCACGCTCACAACTTGCCCCCTGTCAGCCTCAGTGTGCACAGATCGTAACTCGTCACAAAGACGAGGTGGCTCCTGTTCGCCTGCATGCTCGGCCGCCATACAAGCTACCCCTTCGTGCATGCTGTAGTCTACAGAAGGACGCTGTTCACCCACCATGGCAAATGCACTGTGGGCATGGTCACGCAGCGTCTCGGAGGTGACCGGAGGGtaggaagcagaagccggCAGCACAGCTGCGGAACTACCAGCTGGCACAGAATGTCCACAGCAGCAGGTACCAGTTTGCGTGTGTGACATCAACTCAGCAATTTTCCGCTGAACATGCCGCAGGCGGGTGTGCTTCACCTCCAGCGCCACTTCGTTCTCTTTGATTGCTTCCGAATACACGGAATCATTCTGCGACGTGAACACAGCACACAAAGACCAGCTGCCGACACCATTCGCGCACATGCAGTCACCAGTGTATCGACAGCGGAGGCATGCAAGCGCAAGAGCAGTTTCGTCTGCGCGACCACTGCTGGCGACCACCTCACTTCCCACAAGAGGCGTTGCTCTTGTTCTCCCAAACATAGCGCGTGTCCCCGTGTCGAACTGTTATCTGGGATGTTTGATATTTATCAGCTGAAGGCATTAGAGTTACATCACCACTGTAGCTGCTAGTTTGTGGCCTTCAGGACAAACAAACAGGATAAAAGCGTTTGATCAGCTTCCGACAGTGGCAACACATAACCTATGGGCGTATTTGCGGGGAAGTGCAAACGCATATTTGTATGTGACTACGCACGTATGAATATAGATCGTTTCCGTGACTAATGGCTCTACCCCTATAGGTTCAAGACGCGAAACTGCGACTGTgactctgtctcgctgccaCCAATCCCATGTGACAGTGCCCAACGGATGCTGCTTTTCATGCCTCGACAACGATGAcatcagagagagaaatatGCAGCTTACCGGATCTTCCTCCATCAGTTCATTATTGGACCTTTCTGCAGTTAAAGAGCACACGCGCACGACAGTGTGCAAGACAAACGCGTGTCCCACAGGCCCGCAGGCGTTTCAGCATTCAAGAACAACAAAGCAAGTGCCACTGAAAACAGCATTCTGCAAGACATGCAAGTGACAGTAGGCGCCTTAAGACCACACCAAGATGATGCCAACGGGCGAACTGGTAGCGGTTATGGTGTCGACGAAATGCTGAACGCATTGTCGGAGCACCCCAAAATTTTGCGTTGATGAGCGTGAAATACTCTCTCAGAAATAAAACAAACAGTGTAATCTATACTTACCCACACTGTTTCACGTCTACAGTCCATGGCAGTTGTCCTTTATCATGTGGCCGACGGGTGTGATGTACAACATACACATCGGCAGTATCTGCTGGGTGTGCGTCTCTGCGCGACCACCAGCGTCGTCGATTGTCACGGCCATTAGAAACACCGCAAACTCTCTGAACAGGActgaaaacagagacgaacggAATGCTCGCTTACCCAAATGGAAGATTGAATTTTCCAActccttttctgcgtcttttaACAGGCGAACATCTTCCGGGAGCTCGTCAATACCACGAAACCCGAGGGACACCATCTTGCCCTGGCACCGCGGGAGGTACATTTCTACCATGATGCCGCAGAAACAGGGAACAACAGACAATCCTTGGTTTGCTAAAACTTcggcagtgaagaagaaaagggaaaacgTCCGAAAGGGGGCAGAAATCACAAGTGATGTACGGAGACAAGACAGCGGCGAAGGGTGAGACGAAACAACGCTTTGAGTAAAGCCGTGCTGCTTGCGTCCACACAGGTTTAAGCTGATCACAGCGTCGAATGAGTTCCGAGTCGAACTGGACGCAGAAGGTTTGGCACAGTTAGAATGCGAACAACATCATTAGAATGTGATGAACGTCGATCAGAAGCCGAGATTCCGTCAAGTAAATCTCTATAAAAAATAGACATCCGTTGTGATACCCAGCACGACTTATCGCAATCCTTCCGAAGCGGTTGTACGGGTCAGCAGCAAAGAAGCGAGGCGACACACCTTTTCCAGCCTAAACTTGCCACACTCGCAAGCTTATCTGAATAGAGTTAAATTTGTAATGACACCATTCAATACAAGGTGGTCCTTCGTGACCGTGTGCGCTGTGTGTTGAGCGTTGACGTATCTCACCGCGGTGACCATGAGTGTGTGCACAGCACAGAGAACTCGGCTTAAATTGAGAAGTCAAGTAGGTACAAACGTACAAGGATTGATTATATCCATCTGTGCCCCCAAGTTGATAGTCGACGTAGGGTTGTTTTCGGGAAGTCTCTACTAtgagttggactactggtttatCTCTTGAAAAACTCAAGTAGAAcatcgcttcttccttcacaCGATAAGCTCTGAAGCAACTATGTGCTGTGGGAAAGGGGTCTGTGATGGATGAACATCCCTGACCTTTAACAGCTGTATACTTCCAGGAGTGGGGGACCTGCCAACACATACAGAGAACGGTGATTCCTTTCAACGGACAAAGTCAACCTCGACGCGAAAGTAACTGGAGAGGGCAAAGCGCGTCAGCGAGAATATCTTAACCCATGGGATTTGGACTGCCACTGATAGCCGTTTCATTTTCACTGGTGATGGAGAGAGGTGTCTGCAAGGCAGCAGGTCGTTGCTTCGTGCCTGGGCCATGTCCGCTCGATGGTCGGATGCCTCGGGAGGAACTGCCACGCTGCAGACTCACAAGAAGCAATTTGCCGATGACAGCATACGCTTCGGTATACATCGAAATAAGGAAACACGCATAC
Proteins encoded in this window:
- a CDS encoding hypothetical protein (encoded by transcript TGME49_307830) — translated: MVEMYLPRCQGKMVSLGFRGIDELPEDVRLLKDAEKELENSIFHLERSNNELMEEDPNDSVYSEAIKENEVALEVKHTRLRHVQRKIAELMSHTQTGTCCCGHSVPAGSSAAVLPASASYPPVTSETLRDHAHSAFAMVGEQRPSVDYSMHEGVACMAAEHAGEQEPPRLCDELRSVHTEADRGQVVSVSDHVNEDDDEQNGEQSISWHASDAAAGIFL